The genomic segment CACGATAAGGAATCATCACACCCTTCGAGAAGCCCGTGGTGCCACTGGTATAGTTAATCAGTGCCAACTCGTCGGGACTCTGCTCGATGTAGTAGTTGATATGCTCCTGACGGAAGTATTTCGGATACTTCTGTCCGTAGAGCGCGTTCAGGTTCTCGCGAGCATACGTCAGTTTCTCCGAGCGCGACACGATGAGCGAGTAGTCCGTATTGCGAATGATGCCCTCCAGGTGAGGCATAGCCTCAGGGTCGATGATGCCAGCCACGTAGTCGCCAGCAAACAGGAGTTTAGCGTCCGAGTGGTTCACGATGTTATGAATCTGCTCAGGCATGAATTCGTGTAGGATGGGCACAGCGATGGCGCCATATGTCAGTGTGGCGATGAAAGCCACGGCCCACTGACTGCTGTTGCGTCCGCAGAGGGCAATCTTATCGCCCTTCTGTACGCCAGAGTTCTCGAAAAGGATATGTACCTTTTCTATTTTTCGAGCTACATCATGGTATTGCAGCGTCTGCCCCTTATAGTCAGTCAGCGCATCCATATCCCAGTTAGCAATGATGCTTTGCTGGATGAGTTCGTTAAAACTAGGTATCTTTTCCATATCTTAGATTTGTATTATACGTGGTATAGATAGCGTTTAATGCTCTTCTTAGGTGTTTTCAAAAATTCCTCGTCGCGAATCACAACGCGGCTGATGCGACTGAAGTTAGGCAGCATCTCGTTCAGGTTCTCACGGTTCTGCTCCATCACGGCCTCCAGTTCCTCCTGTCCCAGACTGGCAGTCTCGTCCTGGTCTGGATAGATCATGGCCACCAGCTTGTCGCCGTCCTGCACAATCAGGCTCTCGCTCACCATAGGCATTGAGTTCAACTTGTCCTCAATTTCCTCAGGATACACGTTCTGTCCGTTGGCACCCAGCAGCATGTTCTTGATGCGACCACGGATATAGATGTTCTTGTCGGCATCCATCGTGCCCAGGTCGCCAGTATGATACCAGCCCTCCTCGTCAATCACCTGACGGGTGGCCTCCTCGTTCTTGTAATAGCCCAGCATCACGTTGGTGCCTCGTGTGATAATCTCGCCAGGCACATTCTCAGGGTCGTTGCTCACGATGCGCACCTCCATTCTGTCCACAGGACAGCCGCACGAGCTGGGAGCAAACTCCTTGTAGTCGCGATAGCTGATGAGTGGTGCGCACTCTGTGGCGCCATAGCCCACGGTGACGGGGAAGTTGATGCTCAGCAGAAACTCCTCCACCTCTTTCGACAAGGCAGCGCCACCCACGATCACCTCGTAGGCACGGCCGCCAAAGGCCTCATACACCTGCTGGCGAATGCGCGTCTTCACCTTATGCGAAACGATAGGCATAGACAGCAGCAGTTTCACCCTTGGCGTCTGAATCACAGGGAACACCTTCTTGCGGATAATCTTCTCGATGATCAGGGGCACCGACACCACCAGTGTGGGTCTAATGTCGGTGAAAGCCTTGGCAATGAGTGTAGGCGAAGGCAGGCGGTTGAGGAAGAACAGGTGACAACCATTGCAGAAGCCGAACAAAAATTCGATGGCGAGGCCATACATGTGAGCCATGGGCAGGATGTCGAGCAGCGGGTCGCCCGCTTTCACCTCCTTCGACAGACGGTCGATGACAAACTGCACATTGCTACAAAGGGTGCGATAGGGCAGCATGACTCCCTTCGAGAAGCCTGTTGTGCCACTGGTATAGTTAATCAATGCCAACTCCTCGGGCTGGTCCTCGTGATAGTGCACATGCTCCTGACGGAACGCACGAGGATATTTCGAGCCGAACATCATATTTAAATGTTCGCGCGCATAAGTCAACTTCTCCGAACGCGACACCATCAACGAGAAGTCGGGCATAAAGACGATGCCTTCCAGGTTGGGCATCTGCTCAGGGTCAATCTCCTTAGCCACGAAGTCGCCCACAAACAAGGCCTTCGCCTCCGAATGGTTCACGATATTGTGAATCTGCTCTGCATTAAACTCATGCAGAATGGGCACAGCCACGGCCCCATAGGTCAGCGTTGCCAGGAAAGTAACGGCCCAGTGGGCAGAGTTGCGTCCGCAGATGGCAATCTTGTCTCCTTTCTGAATACCACAGTTCTCGAAAACGATATGTAGTTTTTCGATTTTTCTTGCCACATCGTGAAACTGAAGCGTTGCGCCTTGATAGTCTGTCAGGGCATCGGCATCCCAGTTTTTGATGATAGCGTCATAGATGAGTTTATTAAAACTAGAACCAGTGTTCATTGCACAAATTTCAAAATTTTGTGCAAAGGTACATTGTTTTTTGCACAAAACAAAAAAAATCGTGCAGTATTTTATAGTATTATCTTAAAAAATGGAAAAAGAGAATAATTAATTCCTAAAATAGACTATTCGTAGTGCATGGAGCGTGCCGGATGGATGTGCGACACCAGATAGCTTGGCGCAATCAGCACAAAGACGCTCACCAATAGCGTCACGATGTTAATCAGGGCAATCAGCACCAGGTTCACCTCCATGGGCGCCTCGTTCACATAGTAGGTCTGCGCATCCAGCTTCACCAGACCCGTATATTTCTGCAGCAGCACGATGCCCAGTCCGATGATGTTGCCCCACAGCAGTCCACGCCCAATAATAAACACGGCAAACCACAGGAACGTGCGCCTTATGGTGGCATTGCGAGCACCCAGCGCCTTGAGTATGCCAATCATCTGCGTGCGCTCCAGGATGATGATGAGCAGTCCACTAATCATGGTGAAGCCCGCCACGGCAATCATCAGTCCCAGGATGATCCACACGTTGATGTCGAGCAGTTCGAGCCACGAGAACACCTGCGGATAGATATCCGTGATAGTATAGCTCACCGACATCTCGTTGTCGCGATCGCCCTTGCCGTGCAGGATGTCCAGCAGGTTGCGGTTCGTCTCCTTCAGTCGGTCGAAGTCGTTCACCAGCACCTCAGCACCCGTACACTGCAGACTGTCCCAGCCATTCAGTCGTTGCGTCACGCTGAGGTCCGTCAGACACATCATATCGTCGAAGCGCTTCATGTTGGTCTGGTAGATGGCACTCACCGTAAAGCGACGCGTGCGCACATCGTCGTTGCCAATGAAATAAGCAAACAGACGGTCGCCCACATGCAGGCGCAACTTATCCGCCATGGTCTTCGACACCACCAGCGGGTATTTCGATTTCCCATCCGAGAAAGTCGGCAGTTCACCCTCCACCAGGCAGTCTTGCAGGAACTGCGTGTCGTATTCGCTGCCCACGCCCTTAAGGATCACCCCCAGAAAATCATCGTTCGTTTTCAGGATGCCCTGCGTCATGGCAAAGCGCTCAGCATGGCGCACGCCGTCAGCCTCCTCATAGGCCTTCAGCGTACTGTCGTTGATGCAGATGGGGAAGATGTTGCCCTGCAGGTTGTACACCTGGATATGACTGCCAAAGCCCACCACCTTGTCGCGAACGGTGTGCTTGAATCCCAGCACCACGCTCACCGTGATAATCATCACGGCCAGTCCGATGGCCACACCCACGGTGGCTATGCGAATAGCCGGGCGGCTCACCTTGCGGCGGTCGCCCTGATCGCTATAAATTCTCTTGGCTATGAATAATGGGAAGTTCAATTATCAATTATCAATTATCAATTGAACTACTCACTCACTCTCCCCGGATAGGCCTCCAGAGCCTTCTGCAGCACCACGAGCGCCTTCATCAGGTCCTCCTTCTTCAGCACGTAGGCAATACGCACCTGATTGATGCCAGCGCCAGGCGTGGTATAGAAGCCAGCGGCAGGAGCCATCATCACCGTCTGTCCCTCGTACTCGAAATCCGACAGACACCAGCGGCAGAACTTCTCAGCATCGTCAACAGGCAGTTTGGCCACCGTATAGAAAGCACCCATGGGGATGGGCGAATAAACGCCAGGAATGCGGTTCAGTCCGTCAATCAGGCACTTACGGCGCTCCACATACTCATCGTAAACATCACGATAGTATTCCTCAGGCGCATCCAGCGAAGCCTCGGCCACAATCTGTCCAATCAATGGGGGAGAGAGTCGGGCCTGACAGAACTTCATCACGGCAGCGCGCACCTCCTTGTTCTTCGTGATCAGCGCACCCACACGGATGCCACACTCCGAATAGCGCTTCGACACAGAGTCAATCAGGATGACGTTCTGCTCGATGCCCTCCAGATGGCAGGCCGAGATATAGGGAGAGCCCGTGTAGATATATTCACGATACACCTCGTCCGAGAACAGATAGAGGTCGTATTTCTTCACCAGGTCGCGAATCTGGTTCATCTCGCGACGGGTGTACAGATAGCCCGTGGGGTTGTTGGGGTTGCAAATCATGATGGCGCGAGTGCGCTCGTTGATCAGCTCCTCAAACTTCTCCACCTTGGGCAGTGAAAAGCCCTCCTCGATGGTGGTGGCGATGGTACGGATCTTGGCGCCAGCCGAGATGGCAAAGGCCATGTAGTTGGCGTAGGCAGGCTCGGGCACGATAATCTCGTCGCCAGGGTTCAGACAGCTGAGGAAGGCAAAGAGCACAGCCTCGCTACCGCCCGATGTGATGATGATATCGTCGGCCGTCACGTTGATATTGTATTTGGCGTAATAGCTCACCAACTTCTCGCGATAGCTCTGATAGCCCTGCGAAGGCGAGTATTCCAGAATCTCGCGATCGATGGTCTTCAAAGCATCCAGTCCAACCTGTGGTGTAGGCAGGTCGGGCTGTCCGATGTTCAGATGATACACTTTTGTGCCGCGTTTCTTGGCGGCAACGGCGAGGGGAGCCAGTTTCCTGATAGGCGACTCGGGCATCTCCAGACCGCGTACTGATATTTCAGGCATCTTTTTTCTGTTTGATTAAACGTTTGCAAAGTTACGACTTTCTTTCGATATAACGGCATGTTCCGCCGAAAAAATCCTTATTTGTTTGCTCAATTCGGATTTATTGCGTAATTTTGCACGATTCTAAAAGAAAACCGTATGAATTTCCAAGAAATGCTGAATGCGCAGGAGGAGTTGAAGCCTCGTAGCGAGAAACTGCCTATAGGCGACTTCTATAGGACGCAGATAGACAGTAAATATCATTTTGTGGTGAAGCTCAAACCAAGTCTCACCGATAGCATTGCCTTTTGCGACGCCCTGAAGAAGGACGAGCAATGGTCGCTGCACCAGCGCACCCGCCAGCAGTTGCATTTCGGCGTGAAAGAAAACAACGGTACGGTGAGTGAGTTGGAGCTCGAGACCGGCAACTGGCAGACACTCTCGCAGTTGCTCTTCGCCAGTCCTGCCATCGTGGCCCAGAAGGGCTTTGTCGACCAGTTGGTCACCACGCTGATGGACTATGCCACGAAGTTGCATGCCGAGGGCGTCTATCACCTCTGTTTCTCGCCCGATAGCATCTTTGTGCGCAAGGGCGACACCTCGCCTCTTTTGCTCACCCATGGCTCGTTCTATACGTCGCTGTCCGACCAGAACGACCTCTATGCAGGCAGCGAGGATTTTGTGGCGCCCGAGGTGTTCAGTCATGGCACCATCGACGAGCGCAGCGATGTCTATTCGCTGGGCAAACTCATTATTCATCTCTATGGCCAGAGTGCCCTGCCGTTCGAATATAAGAAGGTGGTCAAGAAGGCCACGGCCCAGGATCCCTCGCAGCGTTTCAAGTCGGTCGAGGAGATGAAGGACACCCTCACCCAGCGTCGCAGCACCATGCGTTCCGTCTATGCCCTGGTGGGCACGGTGGTCATCGCCCTGTTCTGTTTCTATCTCTACACCGAGCTGATGCCCTCGGCCGAGCGTATCGAGTTTGTGGAGCCTGCCCAGCAAAAGGCGTCGGCCGATCCGTTCGACACCACCTTCGACCCAGAGTCGCTCGAGGACGACACGCTGATGCAGTCAGAGATGGATGCCATCTACCAGAAGAAAGCCGAGGAAATCCTCCGTCGTCGCGAGGAGCGCGCGGCCGAGGCCCTGAAGCAGCAGGAGCAGGCCCAGAAGCGCCAGATGCGTGCCAAGGGCGTGGTAGAGCCAGAGGAATCAAACGATAAGTCAAACGATAATACTAACGAATAAAAAATAAAGAACGAAACAAAAATGATGAGAAGTAGAACAGCAAACTGGTTTGAATGTAAGATACGTTATGAGAAGACCATGGAAGACGGTCTTCAGAAAAAGGTGACCGAGGCCTATGTCGTTGACGCCCTGAGCTTTAGCGAGGCCGAGGAGCGCATTATCGAAGAGATGTCGTCGTATATCAGCGGCGAGTTCACCGTCACCGACATCAAGAAGGCCCCCTATGGCGAGATCTTCTTCAGCGACCAGGAGTTGGCCGACCGTTGGTATAAGGCCAAGCTGCAGTTTATCACCATCGACGAGAAGACCGAGAAAGAGAAGAAGTCAAACGTGAACTACCTGGTGCAGGCCGGCTCGTTCAATGGCGCCGTGAAAAACCTCGACGAGGTGATGGGTGGCACCATGATCGACTATACCATTGCCAGCGTGGCCGAGACCCAGCTGATGGATGTCTTTGAACATGTGGCCAAGGGCGCTGCCAAGGCCGATGATAAGCCAGAGTACGAAGGCTAATTGTGGGTATGTACGACGTTAAAGGACAATTAAATAAAGTGCGCCAGTCGCTCCCCAATGGGGTGCGACTGGTGGCTATCAGTAAGTTCCATCCTGCCGAATATATCACGGCCGCCTATGAAGAGGGCCAGCGTGTGTTTGGCGAGAGTCACGAGCAGGAGTTGGCCCAGAAGGTGAAGGTGCTGCCCCCCGACATCGAGTGGCATTTCATTGGTCACCTGCAAACCAACAAGGTGAAATACATTGCCCCCTATATCTCGATGATCGAGGCAGTCGACTCGTTGAAGCTGCTGCGCGAAATCGAAAAGCAGGCAGCCAAGGCCGATAGGGTGGTGCGTGTGCTCCTCGAGCTCCATATTGCCGAGGAAGCCACGAAATACGGTCTCACCCTCGATGCCTGTCGCCAGTTGCTGGCCGATGGCGAGTGGCGCCAGATGTCGCACGTCCAGATCTGC from the Prevotella sp. E15-22 genome contains:
- a CDS encoding AMP-binding protein, translating into MNTGSSFNKLIYDAIIKNWDADALTDYQGATLQFHDVARKIEKLHIVFENCGIQKGDKIAICGRNSAHWAVTFLATLTYGAVAVPILHEFNAEQIHNIVNHSEAKALFVGDFVAKEIDPEQMPNLEGIVFMPDFSLMVSRSEKLTYAREHLNMMFGSKYPRAFRQEHVHYHEDQPEELALINYTSGTTGFSKGVMLPYRTLCSNVQFVIDRLSKEVKAGDPLLDILPMAHMYGLAIEFLFGFCNGCHLFFLNRLPSPTLIAKAFTDIRPTLVVSVPLIIEKIIRKKVFPVIQTPRVKLLLSMPIVSHKVKTRIRQQVYEAFGGRAYEVIVGGAALSKEVEEFLLSINFPVTVGYGATECAPLISYRDYKEFAPSSCGCPVDRMEVRIVSNDPENVPGEIITRGTNVMLGYYKNEEATRQVIDEEGWYHTGDLGTMDADKNIYIRGRIKNMLLGANGQNVYPEEIEDKLNSMPMVSESLIVQDGDKLVAMIYPDQDETASLGQEELEAVMEQNRENLNEMLPNFSRISRVVIRDEEFLKTPKKSIKRYLYHV
- a CDS encoding FtsX-like permease family protein, which translates into the protein MNFPLFIAKRIYSDQGDRRKVSRPAIRIATVGVAIGLAVMIITVSVVLGFKHTVRDKVVGFGSHIQVYNLQGNIFPICINDSTLKAYEEADGVRHAERFAMTQGILKTNDDFLGVILKGVGSEYDTQFLQDCLVEGELPTFSDGKSKYPLVVSKTMADKLRLHVGDRLFAYFIGNDDVRTRRFTVSAIYQTNMKRFDDMMCLTDLSVTQRLNGWDSLQCTGAEVLVNDFDRLKETNRNLLDILHGKGDRDNEMSVSYTITDIYPQVFSWLELLDINVWIILGLMIAVAGFTMISGLLIIILERTQMIGILKALGARNATIRRTFLWFAVFIIGRGLLWGNIIGLGIVLLQKYTGLVKLDAQTYYVNEAPMEVNLVLIALINIVTLLVSVFVLIAPSYLVSHIHPARSMHYE
- a CDS encoding pyridoxal phosphate-dependent aminotransferase: MPEISVRGLEMPESPIRKLAPLAVAAKKRGTKVYHLNIGQPDLPTPQVGLDALKTIDREILEYSPSQGYQSYREKLVSYYAKYNINVTADDIIITSGGSEAVLFAFLSCLNPGDEIIVPEPAYANYMAFAISAGAKIRTIATTIEEGFSLPKVEKFEELINERTRAIMICNPNNPTGYLYTRREMNQIRDLVKKYDLYLFSDEVYREYIYTGSPYISACHLEGIEQNVILIDSVSKRYSECGIRVGALITKNKEVRAAVMKFCQARLSPPLIGQIVAEASLDAPEEYYRDVYDEYVERRKCLIDGLNRIPGVYSPIPMGAFYTVAKLPVDDAEKFCRWCLSDFEYEGQTVMMAPAAGFYTTPGAGINQVRIAYVLKKEDLMKALVVLQKALEAYPGRVSE
- a CDS encoding DUF4494 domain-containing protein encodes the protein MRSRTANWFECKIRYEKTMEDGLQKKVTEAYVVDALSFSEAEERIIEEMSSYISGEFTVTDIKKAPYGEIFFSDQELADRWYKAKLQFITIDEKTEKEKKSNVNYLVQAGSFNGAVKNLDEVMGGTMIDYTIASVAETQLMDVFEHVAKGAAKADDKPEYEG
- a CDS encoding YggS family pyridoxal phosphate-dependent enzyme; this translates as MYDVKGQLNKVRQSLPNGVRLVAISKFHPAEYITAAYEEGQRVFGESHEQELAQKVKVLPPDIEWHFIGHLQTNKVKYIAPYISMIEAVDSLKLLREIEKQAAKADRVVRVLLELHIAEEATKYGLTLDACRQLLADGEWRQMSHVQICGLMMMASNVDDEAQIASEFQTAANFFDEVKQQYFAADPHFCERSWGMSHDYHLAVQHGSTMVRVGTTIFGPRVY